A genomic window from Cucumis melo cultivar AY chromosome 8, USDA_Cmelo_AY_1.0, whole genome shotgun sequence includes:
- the LOC103500891 gene encoding zinc finger A20 and AN1 domain-containing stress-associated protein 4: protein MAEEHRCQAPEGHRLCANNCGFFGSPATMDLCSKCYRDFRLKEQEQASTKSTIQAALSASSSPSPSSSPIDPPPVPPVVALSLPDTTTDLTIPPLAAVGSDVTNPSPSPSPNRCSSCRKKVGLTGFKCRCGTTFCGAHRYPEKHGCTFDFKSIGREEIARANPVVKADKLERI, encoded by the coding sequence atggcGGAAGAGCACAGATGCCAAGCACCTGAAGGTCACCGTCTCTGCGCCAATAACTGTGGATTCTTTGGTAGCCCAGCTACCATGGATCTCTGCTCCAAATGTTATAGAGATTTCCGTCTTAAAGAACAAGAACAAGCCTCCACAAAGTCCACCATCCAAGCCGCTCTCTCGGCCTCATCAtctccttctccttcctctTCCCCAATCGATCCTCCCCCTGTTCCTCCTGTTGTCGCCTTGTCCCTGCCGGACACCACCACAGATCTGACCATCCCTCCCCTTGCGGCGGTCGGATCTGATGTCACAAACCCCAGCCCGAGCCCGAGCCCGAACCGTTGTTCATCGTGCCGTAAGAAGGTGGGTTTGACCGGGTTCAAATGCAGATGTGGAACCACGTTCTGTGGGGCTCATAGGTACCCGGAGAAACACGGCTGCACCTTCGACTTCAAGTCAATCGGAAGAGAGGAGATTGCTCGAGCAAACCCCGTCGTCAAAGCCGACAAACTAGAGAGGATTTGA